A stretch of the Osmerus eperlanus chromosome 10, fOsmEpe2.1, whole genome shotgun sequence genome encodes the following:
- the piezo1 gene encoding piezo-type mechanosensitive ion channel component 1 isoform X1, with protein sequence MELQVVCGLLYCFLLPTVLLAACLFRYNALSLVYLLYLLLLPWFLWPNKHTLRGHTGRFIKALFSTSLLFLLAHVSFQICLYTLPALDLALGHNCSSWETFSRHVGVSRLPLDDIWSVLRLLTPDLAVFLVSLVTMVVCGQLVKRKEVLVVTPPASASLLELEHGSEEEHDKEEEEEGDEEGDEEGDKEGRSSPSDPEEEISTAMRAKQLAERLQATARKVLRDLGRILAIILLALAGITLPSAFSAMYFLLFISVCTWWACHLPISHLGFNALCVMVGFFTGGHLVCLYFYQSLFTQGLFPPHSLWARLFGLKDIIKPGNCSSSPHEFILNTEHDWPVYVNPGILLLLYITVAIVLKMGGHASPEKGDEGKPFVKGVESGVGEEVELRPWSTQRQNSKDDTQHMLLPVGESDTSRAEVTNESSHPDLAPELTGASNGQQGDNPFYLLGRVVMQQSYVCALIAMMVWSITYHSWLTFVLLLWACLIWMLRARRHFATLCSPFILLYGLALCCLQYVWAIDLEPELPTSLGHMSLRQLGLDRAQYPCLRLGALLLFTLTFWLLLRQSVKDSFSRTNTAPLQEVTTGVEQSGRNESVLNVLGAKVMSCYAKYWIYVCGGMFIMVSFAGKLVGYKIIYMLLFLLCLCLYQVYYSLWRRLLKVFWWLVVAYTMLVLITIYTFQFEDFPDYWKNFTGFTEEQLADIGLETFKLSELFTSIVIPGFFLLACILQLHYFHKPFMKLTDLEHVTPVHRKKSGHKSEVRVGFEEEDLGTDLGDDESEDEDIMPSKWGLVMDRLLVLSRKFSEILSQVQVFIWRVLELHILKMVAFFTIWVALGETSVMNLVLVVFWAFAMPYDRFRHMASCLSTVWVCIIIVCKMLYQLSIVNPIEYSNNCTVPQANETNLNEEEMVNSTLYREPVDPANWFGFRKDATVLGYSKNHLLVLMLLVFEAMVYRHQAHHYRQLQRSPPKILTIFPQATRDTLDHGLLPCLKYLLNYSFYKFGLEICFLMTVNVIGQRMNFLVIIHGCWLVAIMVRRRRAAIAQIWPKYCLFLSIFMIYQYVLCVGIPPALCIDYPWRWNSQVMVNSALIKWIFLPDFYTIPNSKNLIADFALLMCASQQWKVFENEKKEEWMVLAGENTDNPNPMDGRPFNPAPNFINCRCYLDMAKVLVFRHLFWFVLSVVFVTGATRISVFGLGYLMACFFFLLFGTKLLIKPSRTRLVLWDCLIIYNVAVIVSKNMLSILACVFVVEMQKGFCWVIQLFSLVCTVKGYYDPKSVSDKTCTLPVEEAGIIWDSICFLFLLLQRRVFLSFYFLHVTADLQASAQQASRGFELFRASMIKNMKFHQQIEKKSLSQLKRSMERIRSKQQKYKDGRRVSAIQEEQSGEPQKEKKRSKQTKKWHRPWLDHATVLHSGEYYLFESDSEEEEELQSEDQKPQKQTACQLAYQAWVTSVKSALKDRQQRQRELKRREREGRLAMRQAGSPLGGGDNEVFEEGVLHEDLEVNEEQEPEESGRGDMVQRLLDVLRFLLAVVLAMVDGMTQWLNLLTKQYVDTSTVLCNERYLLIHKISQCPVREPVDDQLSQGSESPTLDTCLDDGDTDNIIYTSTTCGYELEFPGEPGELGRTTPYSGTTLGSEPTTMELDQEPQNRSRYRHSRTASELLSDRAFFIEELEQSRDFYSSQNRLLKLLFALYNLLAGNSELVCYFIIVLNNVVTASVISLVLPILVFLWAMLAVPRPSKKFWMTAIVYTEVMVVVKYLFQFGFFPWNSVYEMTLNEDKPFFPPRILGLEKTDNYIRYDLLQLLALFFHRSLLQRYGLWDHEGPLEDKSNNEGEQAKSSRKEGEREEVCPISGPSLTDIEAKQLDQTQRNDSDPGPEPEPGTSSVPTQEPPAPPSPSQSEQGPRKRSSLMRFHKKRQPSKDSTDSKDSKKKQKSKRKEAASKRLKAIGEKIRHFLITGARSVYKPVQGFFSDILHAEYQAATDVYALMFLTDVIDFIIIVFGFWAFGKHSAAADIASTLSEDQVPEAFLVMLLIQFSTMIIDRALYLRKTVLGKLIFQIFLVLGIHLWMFFILPAVTERMFSQNSVAQLWYFVKCIYFGLSAYQIRCGYPTCILGNFLTKKYNHLNLFLFQGFRLVPFLVELRAVMDWVWTDTTLSLSNWMCVEDIYANIFIIKCSRETEKKYPQPKGQKKKKIVKYGMGGLIIFFLICIIWFPLLFISLVRSVVGVVNHPVDVTVTVKLGGYEPLFTMSVQQQSIQPFTEKNYDTLTTVFGDNAVAMQFITLYSYEDIVTAKIEGSSGSVWRISPPSRQEVIKELLASPVDMTLRLAWTFQRDLGKGGTVEHTFDKHSIDFTPGNPVRADLASLLVGNRTDPVRVPHMFPNYIRAPNGAEAKPVSQLYEADEESFQDVTLSLKSDRSLNGSGNQEWWDISIADCLPTSDNCGVLPMIIFNDKVSPPSLGFLAGYGIMGLYVSVVLVIGKFVRGFFSEISHSIMFEELPCVDRILKLCTDIFLVRETGELELEEELYSKLIFLYRSPETMIKWTRDNQRDRDRH encoded by the exons gGCATACGGGTCGTTTCATCAAGGCTCTGTTCAGCACCAGTCTCCTGTTCCTACTGGCTCATGTGTCTTTCCAAATATGTCTCTATACCTTGCCTGCCCTGGATCTGGCCCTTGGACACAACT GCAGCTCTTGGGAAACTTTCTCCAGACATGTGGGTGTATCCAG ACTGCCGCTGGATGACATCTGGAGTGTGCTGCGGctgttgacccctgacctggctGTGTTCTTGGTCTCCCTGGTGACCATGGTGGTGTGCGGACAGCTGGTGAAGAGAAAGGAGGTGCTTGTTGTCACACCCCCAGCTTCAGCCTCGCTACTGGAA CTAGAGCATGGCAGTGAGGAGGAGCAtgataaggaggaggaagaggagggggatgaagagggagacgAAGAGGGAGACAAGGAAGGCCGGTCATCTCCCAGCGACCCAGAGGAGGAGATCTCCACAGCTATGCGAGCCAAGCAGCTGGCAGAACGCCTACAAGCCACGGCCCGGAAAGTTCTCCGCGACCTGGGGCGGATCTTGGCCATCATTCTGCTGGCCCTGGCTG GCATCACCCTGCCCTCGGCCTTCTCAGCCATGTACTTCCTGCTCTTCATCAGCGTGTGCACCTGGTGGGCGTGCCACCTTCCCATCAGCCACCTGGGCTTCAACGCgttgtgtgtgatggtgggCTTCTTCACGGGGGGGCACCTGGTGTGTCTGTACTTCTACCAGAGTCTCTTCACCCAGGGGCTCTTCCCCCCACACAGCCTCTGGGCCAG GCTATTTGGCCTAAAGGATATAATCAAACCTGGGAACTGCTCCTCTTCCCCCCATGAGTTCATTCTCAACACAGAACATGACTGGCCCGTGTATGTGAACCCCGGTATCTTGCTCCTCCTCTACATCACAGTGGCAATAGTTCTGAAGATGGGAGGCCATGCCTCACCTGAGAAG GGGGATGAAGGGAAGCCGTTTGTGAAGGGGGTAGAGTctggggtaggagaggaggtggagctaCGGCCCTGGTCCACACAAAGACAGAACAGCAAGGACGACACCCAG cACATGCTTCTACCTGTGGGAGAATCTGACACCTCTAGGGCTGAAGTGACCAATGAGTCCAGTCATCCAGATTTAG CCCCAGAGCTCACTGGTGCCTCTAATGGCCAACAGGGGGACAATCCCTTCTACCTGCTGGGCAGAGTGGTCATGCAGCAGAGCTATGTGTGTGCCCTCATTGCCATGATG GTGTGGAGCATCACCTATCACAGCTGGCTGACCTTCGTGCTGCTGCTGTGGGCTTGTCTCATCTGGATGTTACGCGCCCGACGCCACTTTGCCACTCTGTGTTCCCCGTTCATCCTCCTGTATGGCCTGGCTCTGTGCTGCCTGCAGTATGTCTGGGCCATCGACCTAGAGCCAGAGCTGCCTACTAGCCTGGGCCACATGAGCCTCCGCCAGCTGGGGCTGGACCGGGCCCAGTACCCCTGTCTCCGCCTGGGGGCactg CTGCTGTTCACTCTGACCTTCTGGCTTCTTTTGCGCCAGTCAGTGAAAGACAGCTTTAGCAGGACCAATACTGCCCCCCTACAGGAGGTCACCACAGGAG TAGAGCAGAGTGGAAGGAACGAGTCCGTTCTGAATGTCCTGGGCGCCAAGGTGATGAGCTGCTACGCCAAGTACTGGATCTATGTGTGCGGAGGCATGTTCATCATGGTTAGCTTCGCTGGCAAGCTGGTGGGATACAAGATCATCTACATGCTGCTCTTCCTGCTCTGCCTATGTCTCTACCAG gtGTATTACTCTCTCTGGCGCCGTCTGCTGAAGGTGTTCTGGTGGCTAGTGGTGGCTTACACCATGCTGGTCCTCATCACCATCTACACCTTCCAGTTCGAAGACTTCCCCGACTACTGGAAGAACTTCACTGGCTTCACCGAGGAGCA GCTGGCTGACATTGGTCTGGAGACATTTAAGCTGTCTGAACTGTTCACCAGCATTGTGATCCCTGGCTTCTTCCTACTGGCCTGCATCCTACAGCTTCACTATTTCCACAAGCCCTTCATGAAGCTCACTGACCTGGAGCACGTCACCCCCGTACATAG AAAGAAGAGTGGCCACAAGTCTGAGGTCCGGGTGGGCTTTGAGGAGGAAGACCTGGGGACGGACTTGGGAGATGATGAATCTGAGGATGAAG ACATAATGCCCAGTAAATGGGGTCTGGTGATGGATCGCCTGCTGGTCTTGTCCAGAAAGTTCTCAGAGATCCTGTCCCAAGTCCAAGTGTTCATTTGGAGGGTCCTGGAACTACACATACTCAAGATGGTGGCTTTCTTCACCATCTGGGTGGCTTTGGGAGAG aCGTCAGTGATGAACTTGGTACTTGTAGTTTTCTGGGCCTTTGCCATGCCCTATGACCGTTTCCGCCACATGGCGTCCTGTCTGTCCACTGTCTGGGTCTGCATCATCATTGTCTGCAAGATGCTCTACCAGCTCAGCATCGTCAACCCCATTGAGTACTCCAACAATTGTACTGTG ccccaggCCAATGAGACCAACCTgaatgaggaggagatggtgaacTCAACTTTGTATAGGGAGCCAGTGGACCCAGCTAATTGGTTTGGCTTCAGGAAGGATGCAACAGTGCTGGGGTACAGTAAG AATCACTTGTTAGTGCTGATGTTGTTGGTGTTTGAAGCCATGGTCTACCGTCACCAGGCCCACCACTACCGCCAGCTACAGCGCTCGCCGCCAAAGATCCTGACCATCTTCCCCCAGGCCACCAGAGACACCCTGGACCAtggcctgctgccctgcctcaaGTACCTGCTCAACTACAGCTTTTACAAGTTTGGACTTGAG ATCTGCTTCCTGATGACGGTGAATGTGATTGGGCAGCGAATGAACTTCCTTGTGATTATCCACGGTTGCTGGCTGGTTGCGATCATGGTGCGACGGCGGCGGGCAGCAATAGCTCAGATCTGGCCCAAGTACTGCCTCTTCCTGTCCATCTTCATGATCTACCAGTATGTTCTGTGCGTGGGCATCCCGCCTGCACTCTGCATAG ACTACCCATGGCGTTGGAACAGCCAAGTCATGGTCAACTCAGCCCTCATCAAGTGGATTTTCCTCCCGGACTTCTACACCATCCCCAACTCTAAAAACCTCATAG CGGACTTTGCCCTGTTGATGTGTGCATCGCAGCAGTGGAAGGTTTTTGAGAATGAGAAGAAGGAGGAATGGATGGTCCTGGCTGGTGAGAACACAGACAACCCCAATCCCATGGATGGACGGCCTTTCAACCCTGCACCTAACTTCATCAACTGCAG GTGCTACCTGGACATGGCCAAGGTCCTGGTGTTCCGCCATCTCTTCTGGTTTGTGCTGTCTGTGGTGTTTGTTACAGGGGCCACCAGGATCAGTGTGTTTGGCCTGGGCTACCTGATGGCTTGCTTCTTCTTCCTGCTCTTTGGCACCAAGCTTCTCATCAAACCATCCCGCACACGCCTGGTCCTCTGGGACTGCCTCATCATCTACAACGTGGCTGTCATCGTCTCCAAGAACATGCTGTCT ATCCTGGCATGTGTTTTTGTGGTGGAAATGCAAAAGGGCTTCTGCTGGGTGATCCAGCTCTTTAGCCTGGTCTGCACTGTCAAGGGATACTACGATC CTAAGTCGGTCAGCGACAAGACATGTACTCTGCCGGTGGAAGAGGCGGGCATCATTTGGGACAGCATCTGTTTCCTGTTCCTGCTTCTCCAGAGAAGGGTCTTCCTCAGTTTTTACTTCCTCCATGTGACTGCCGACTTGCAGGCCTCAGCCCAGCAAGCCTCCCG GGGGTTTGAATTGTTTAGAGCCAGCATGATCAAAAACATGAAGTTCCACCAACAGATTGAGAAAAAGTCCCTTTCACAGCTGAAGAGATC AATGGAACGGATTCGCTCCAAACAGCAAAAGTACAAAGATGGCCGCCGAGTGTCAGCCATCCAGGAGGAACAGTCAGGCGAGCcccagaaggagaagaagagatcgaaacagacaaagaaatggcaCCGGCCCTGGCTGGACCACGCTACAG TGTTGCATTCTGGGGAGTACTACCTGTTTGAGTCGGAcagcgaggaggaagaggagctccAGTCAGAGGACCAGAAGCCTCAGAAACAGACGGCCTGTCAG ctggcctACCAAGCGTGGGTGACCAGTGTGAAGTCGGCACTGAAGGACCgacagcagagacagagggagctgaagaggagagagagagaggggagactggCCATGCGGCAGGCTGGATCACCTTTAG GCGGAGGGGACAATGAGGTGTTTGAGGAAGGTGTTTTACATGAAGACCTAGAAGTCAACGAGGAGCAGGAACCTGAGGAATCCG GAAGGGGGGACATGGTACAGCGACTGCTGGATGTTCTGAGGTTTCTGCTGGCGGTGGTTCTGGCCATGGTGGATGGGATGACCCAGTGGCTCAACCTGCTGACCAAGCAGTACGTAGATACCTCCACCGTGCTTTGCAACGAACGGTACCTGCTCATCCACAAGATCAGCCAG TGTCCTGTGAGAGAGCCTGTGGATGATCAGCTGTCCCAAGGCAGCGAGAGCCCCACCCTGGATACCTGTCTGGACGACGGAGACACTGACAACATTATCTACACCAGCACAACCTG TGGGTATGAGCTGGAGTTTCCTGGCGAGCCTGGCGAACTGGGCCGAACCACTCCTTACAGCGGCACCACGCTGGGTTCTGAACCCACCACCATGGAGCTAGACCAGGAACCTCAGAACCGCAGTCGCTACCGACACTCTAGAACTGCCTCAGAGCTACTCTCTGACAG ggccttCTTCATCGAAGAGCTGGAACAGAGCAGGGATTTCTACTCCTCTCAGAACCGCCTCCTCAAGCTGCTCTTTGCTCTCTACAACCTGCTGGCCGGAAACTCTGAGCTGGTCTGTTACTTCATCATTGTCCTTAACAATGTGGTGACGGCTTCAGTTATCTCCCTGGTGCTGcccatcctggtgttcctctgggcCATGCTGGCTGTTCCCCGGCCCAGCAAGAAGTTCTGGATGACAGCCATTGTGTATACGGAG gtgatggtggtggtgaagtACTTGTTCCAGTTCGGcttcttcccctggaacagtgTGTATGAGATGACCCTGAACGAGGACAagcccttcttccctccccgcATCCTGGGCCTGGAGAAGACGGACAACTACATCAGATATGACCTTCTGCAGCTGCTGGCTCTCTTCTTCCACAGGTCACTGCTGCAG cGCTATGGCCTATGGGACCATGAGGGTCCCTTGGAGGACAAGAGCAATAATGAGGGAGAACAGGCGAAGAGCagtaggaaggagggagagagagaggaggtctgTCCCATCTCTGGACCTAGCCTCACTGACATTGAGGCAAAACAGCTTGACCAGACCCAGAGAAATGACTCAGACCCAGGACCCGAGCCCGAGCCCGGCACCAGCTCTGTCCCCACCCAGGAGCCACCTGCCCCTCCCAGTCCCAGCCAGTCTGAGCAGGGCCCTCGGAAGAGGAGCAGTTTAATGCGCTTCCACAAGAAGAGACAACCAAGCAAAG ATTCCACAGACAGTAAGGATTCAAAGAAAAAACAGAAGTCTAAACGCAAAGAGGCAGCCAGTAAAAGACTGAAGGCCATAGGAGAAAAGATCAGACACTTCCTCATTACTGG CGCTCGCAGTGTGTATAAGCCAGTTCAGGGCTTCTTCTCTGACATCCTGCATGCAGAGTACCAAGCTGCTACTGACGTCTACGCTCTCATGTTCCTCACCGATGTCATCGACTTCATCATCATCGTCTTCGGCTTCTGGGCCTTTGGG AAACACTCGGCAGCAGCAGACATCGCTTCCACCCTGTCTGAGGACCAGGTTCCTGAAGCCTTCCTGGTAATGCTGTTGATCCAGTTCAGCACCATGATCATTGATCGAGCTCTCTATCTGAGGAAGACCGTCTTGGGGAAGCTGATCTTCCAGATCTTCCTGGTGTTGGGCATCCACCTCTGGATGTTCTTCATCCTCCCTGCAGTCACTGAGAG gatGTTTAGTCAAAACTCGGTGGCCCAGCTCTGGTACTTTGTCAAGTGTATTTACTTTGGCCTCTCAGCCTATCAGATCCGCTGTGGGTACCCCACCTGTATCTTAGGCAACTTCCTTACCAAGAAGTACAATCACCTcaacctcttcctcttccaaGG ATTCCGGTTGGTTCCATTTTTGGTGGAGTTGCGTGCTGTGATGGACTGGGTCTGGACCGATaccactctgtccctctccaactggatgtgtgtggaggACATTTATGCTAACATCTTCATCATTAAGTGCagccgagagacagagaag AAATACCCCCAGCCTAAAggccagaagaagaagaagattgtCAAGTATGGGATGGGCGGGCTCATCATTTTCTTCCTCATTTGCATCATCTGGTTTCCGCTCCTCTTCATCTCATTAGTCAGATCAGTTGTGGGCGTGGTTAACCATCCTGTGGACGTTACAGTCACTGTCAAACTGGGAGGGTATGAG CCTTTGTTCACCATGAGTGTCCAACAGCAGTCCATCCAGCCCTTCACAGAGAAGAATTACGACACCCTCACCACTGTTTTTGGAGACAACGCT GTGGCTATGCAGTTCATCACCCTATACAGCTATGAGGACATAGTAACAGCCAAGATTGAGGGCAGCTCAGGTTCTGTGTGGAGGATCAGCCCGCCCAGCAGACAGGAGGTCATCAAGGAGCTGCTGGCCAGCCCTGTAGACATGACCTTGAGGCTGGCCTGGACCttccaaag gGACTTGGGCAAAGGTGGCACAGTGGAGCACACTTTTGATAAACACTCCATTGACTTTACGCCTGGCAACCCAGTCAGAGCAGACCTGGCCTCTCTGCTTGTAGGGAACCGCACAGACCCAGT ACGTGTGCCTCACATGTTCCCCAACTACATCCGAGCCCCCAACGGAGCTGAAGCCAAGCCTGTTAGCCAGCTGTATGAGG CTGACGAGGAGAGCTTCCAGGACGTGACACTGTCTCTGAAGAGCGACCGGTCCCTGAACGGCAGTGGGAATCAGGAGTGGTGGGACATCAGCATTGCTGACTGCCTCCCCACCTCAGATAACTGTGGTGTCCTGCCTATGATCATCTTCAATGACAAAGTCAGCCCACCTAGTCTGGGCTTCCTTGCAGGATATGG AATCATGGGTCTGTACGTATCAGTGGTGCTGGTGATTGGGAAGTTTGTGCGTGGGTTCTTCAGTGAAATCTCACACTCGATCATGTTTGAGGAGCTGCCCTGCGTGGACCGCATCCTGAAGCTCTGCACAGACATCTTCCTGGTCCGGGAGACTggagagctggagctggaggaggagctctaCTCCAAACTCATCTTCCTCTACCGCTCACCAGAGACCATGATCAAATGGACAAGAGACAACCAAAGAGACCGGGACCGACACTAG